A section of the Carya illinoinensis cultivar Pawnee chromosome 12, C.illinoinensisPawnee_v1, whole genome shotgun sequence genome encodes:
- the LOC122290460 gene encoding serine/threonine/tyrosine-protein kinase HT1-like, whose translation MKNLYCFKQISTTNGKYERNLSLGEYRRAVSWSKYLVSSGAEIKGEGEEEWSADMSQLLIGNKFASGRHSRIYRGIYKQRDVAIKLISQPEEDENLAAMLEEQFISEVALLFRLRHPNIITFVAACKKPPVFCIITEYLAGGSLRKYLHHQEPHSVPLNLVLKLALNIAHGMQYLHSQGILHRDLKSENLLLGEDMCVKVADFGISCLESQCGSAKGFTGTYRWMAPEMIKEKHHTKKVDVYSFGIVLWEIITALTPFDNMTPEQAAFAVSHKNARPPLPPTCPTAFTHLISRCWSSNPDKRPHFDEIVSILESYGESLEQDPGFFSSFKPSSNHTFFRCFPKCILRHRSASLKA comes from the exons ATGAAGAATTTATACTGTTTTAAGCAGATTTCCACGACCAATGGGAAATATGAGAGGAATCTTTCCCTCGGAGAGTATAGGCGGGCGGTGTCTTGGTCGAAGTACTTGGTGTCGTCGGGGGCGGAGATAAAGGGGGAGGGAGAGGAGGAATGGAGCGCAGATATGTCACAGTTACTCATTGGGAATAAGTTTGCATCGGGGAGACATAGTAGGATCTATAGGGGAATATATAAGCAAAGGGATGTGGCTATTAAGCTGATTAGCCAGCCGGAGGAGGACGAGAACTTGGCTGCCATGCTTGAGGAGCAGTTCATTTCGGAGGTTGCTTTGCTATTTCGGTTGCGGCATCCGAATATCATCACT TTTGTTGCAGCATGTAAGAAACCTCCCGTGTTTTGTATCATCACCGAGTATTTGGCTGGGGGTTCATTGAGGAAGTACCTCCATCACCAGGAACCACATTCTGTTCCACTCAACCTAGTTCTGAAATTAGCCCTTAACATTGCACATGGGATGCAATATCTTCATTCTCAGGGGATACTTCACAGGGatctaaaatctgaaaatcttcTGCTAGGTGAAGATATGTGTGTGAAGGTAGCAGATTTTGGTATTTCATGCTTAGAGTCGCAGTGTGGCAGTGCAAAGGGGTTCACAGGCACTTACCGTTGGATGGCTCCAGAAATGATAAAAGAGAAGCACCACACGAAGAAAGTTGATGTTTACAGTTTTGGTATTGTTCTGTGGGAGATTATAACTGCATTGACACCATTTGACAACATGACTCCTGAACAGGCTGCATTTGCAGTCTCCCATAAG AATGCAAGACCACCATTGCCACCCACATGTCCCACAGCATTTACTCATCTCATCAGCAGATGCTGGTCAAGCAATCCAGATAAACGCCCACATTTTGATGAGATAGTTTCAATCTTAGAAAGTTATGGGGAATCACTTGAGCAGGATCCCGGATTTTTCTCATCCTTCAAACCTTCCTCTAATCACACATTTTTCCGGTGCTTTCCAAAATGTATTCTGCGCCATAGATCTGCTTCTTTAAAGGCTTAG
- the LOC122289937 gene encoding protein KINESIN LIGHT CHAIN-RELATED 3-like, with protein MPGIVTDEISEEGVVNELNGNSTPIKENLVANKSPKSSLSPQSPRNAGNDLPVNVVVDTSIEQLYENVCDMQSSDQSPSRRSFGSEGEESRIDSELQHLVGGQMREVEIMEEEVVDKPDYDLRSDSSSKKGNLSNGKKSGMMEETQSASVNSVSPGRSKQPSRLQWDAETSSKSSLQGKSPPERPHTDRLNNKSLKKQNKGVTLTKQRNSPMGVSKLQNESKDSTESELANPDLGPFLLKQARDLISSGDNPQKALELALRAEKSFEICANGKPSLELVMCLHVIAAIYCSLGQYSVAIPILERSIEIPAIVEGQEHALGKFAGHMQLGDTYAMLGQLENSIMCYKTGLEVQRQVLGETDPRVGETCRYLAEAHVQALHFDEAERLCEMALDIHRENGSPVSLEEAADRRLMGLICETKGDHEAALEHLVLASMAMVANDQEAEVASVDCSIGDSYLSMSRYDEAVFAYQKALTVFKTTKGENHPAVGSVFVRLADLYNKTGNIKESKSSCENALRIYEKPIPGVPPEEIASGLTDVSAIYESMDELEQALKLLQKALNIYNDAPGQQSTITSIEAQMGVIYYMLGNYSESYNYFKNAISKLRASGEKKSAFFGIILNQMGLACVQRYAINEATNLFEEARSVLEQECGPYHPDTLGVYSNLAGTYDAAGRLDDAIEILEHVVGTREDKLGTANPDVSDEKRRLAELLKEAGRARNRKVRSLENLLDANSHGINNKGIKV; from the exons ATGCCTGGCATTGTTACTGACGAAATTAGTGAAGAAGGAGTTGTGAATGAACTGAATGGAAATTCTACCCCTATCAAggaaaatctagttgcaaataAGTCGCCAAAGAGTTCTTTGAGTCCACAAAGCCCTCGGAATGCAGGTAATGATCTCCCTGTTAATGTGGTGGTTGACACCTCGATCGAGCAGCTTTATGAAAATGTATGTGACATGCAAAGTTCTGATCAGTCACCCTCCAGGCGAAGCTTTGGATCTGAGGGTGAAGAGTCTAGGATTGATTCAGAGTTGCAACATCTGGTAGGAGGGCAAATGAGGGAGGTGGAGATAATGGAAGAAGAAGTTGTTGATAAGCCAGACTACGATTTGCGTAGTGATTCTTCCTCTAAGAAGGGAAATTTATCCAATGGTAAGAAGTCAGGGATGATGGAGGAGACCCAATctgcaagtgtgaattctgttTCTCCAGGACGTTCAAAGCAACCTTCTCGCTTGCAGTGGGACGCTGAAACATCATCAAAATCTAGTCTCCAGGGCAAAAGTCCCCCTGAGAGACCTCACACTGACAGGCTGAACAATAAGagtttgaaaaaacaaaacaaaggtgTCACTCTCACGAAGCAGAGAAATTCACCTATGGGAGTGTCTAAATTGCAGAATGAATCCAAGGATTCAACTGAATCAGAATTAGCCAATCCGGATCTGGGACCCTTTTTGCTCAAGCAAGCAAGGGATTTGATTTCTTCAGGGGATAATCCCCAGAAAGCGCTTGAATTAGCTCTCCGAGCAGAAAAATCATTTGAAATATGTGCAAATGGGAAACCTAGTTTAGAATTGGTCATGTGCTTGCATGTCATAGCGGCAATATACTGCAGCTTAGGCCAGTACAGTGTGGCGATTCCCATTCTTGAGCGTTCCATTGAAATTCCAGCTATTGTGGAAGGTCAAGAGCACGCTCTTGGTAAGTTTGCCGGTCACATGCAACTGGGTGATACTTATGCAATGCTTGGTCAGCTGGAGAATTCAATAATGTGTTACAAAACAGGGTTGGAAGTCCAGAGACAAGTTCTGGGAGAAACTGACCCAAGAGTCGGAGAGACTTGTAGGTATTTAGCTGAAGCTCATGTTCAAGCATTGCATTTTGATGAGGCTGAGAGGCTTTGTGAAATGGCACTTGACATTCATAGAGAGAATGGTTCCCCTGTTTCTCTTGAAGAGGCAGCAGATAGGAGGCTGATGGGTCTTATATGTGAAACAAAAGGAGATCATGAGGCTGCACTTGAGCACCTGGTTTTAGCCAGCATGGCCATGGTGGCAAATGACCAGGAGGCGGAAGTGGCTTCTGTTGATTGCAGCATTGGGGATAGCTACTTATCTATGTCTCGGTATGATGAGGCTGTTTTTGCTTATCAGAAAGCACTCACAGTTTTCAAGACCACCAAAGGAGAAAATCATCCTGCTGTTGGTTCAGTCTTTGTCCGTCTAGCTGACTTGTAtaacaagacagggaatataaAGGAATCAAAATCATCCTGTGAAAATGCCCTCCGGATCTATGAAAAGCCCATTCCTGGGGTCCCTCCAGAGGAGATTGCGAGTGGGCTCACTGACGTTTCTGCTATCTATGAATCGATGGATGAGCTTGAGCAGGCACTCAAATTGTTGCAGAAGGCATTAAACATATATAATGATGCCCCTGGTCAGCAAAGTACAATCACCAGCATTGAAGCCCAGATGGGGGTCATCTACTACATGTTGGGGAATTATTCCGAGTCTTACAACTACTTCAAGAATGCTATCTCAAAGCTCCGCGCAAGCGGAGAGAAGAAATCTGCCTTCTTTGGAATTATTCTCAATCAAATGGGCCTTGCTTGTGTGCAGCGTTATGCCATAAATGAGGCTACAAATTTATTTGAAGAAGCCAGGAGTGTTTTGGAACAAGAATGTGGACCATATCACCCTGATACACTTGGGGTGTATAGCAACCTGGCTGGCACATATGATGCAGCTGGCAG GTTGGATGATGCAATTGAAATTTTGGAACATGTTGTTGGAACGAGGGAGGATAAACTTGGGACTGCAAATCCTGATGTAAGTGATGAGAAGAGGAGGTTGGCTGAGTTATTAAAAGAAGCAGGCAGAGCTCGGAACAGAAAGGTCAGATCACTAGAGAACCTCCTTGATGCCAACTCTCATGGTATAAACAACAAGGGCATCAAGGTATGA